In Myripristis murdjan chromosome 18, fMyrMur1.1, whole genome shotgun sequence, the sequence CAGAGTGGTTAATAAAGTTGTGTTGAATTgaacataatgtgtgtgtttcctcccagCGGTGCTCAGAGTCACTGTGGAGCCTCCAAAACCCCAAACTACACGACCAGCAGCCAGAAGAACTACAACTCCCACagccaccaccactactactactactgcctctgctactaccactactacaactacaattgctactactactactactcctcaGCCAGTCACCACCCAGCCACCTGCTACCACAACAACCACTACCATGGCAACAACTACCCCGAGTACTACCACTGCTACAGCTAGTACTACAACACCAGAgcccactactactacaaccactactacaactacagccACTACCACAATtcctactactaccacaactactagtactactgtaGCGAGTACCACGACACCGATTCCTACTACAACGAGTACCACCACTACTACAGTACCAGCTACAACTGAACTGgacactactactgctgctactaccactacttcagttcctacaactactactactgcatcGACTACTGCACCacctgaaacaacaacaacaacaacaacaacaacaacaacaacagtgcaaCCAGCAACTACTACTGCGGTTGCCGAGACGACCGCGCTGATGACCACCATGACAACGCAGaccaccatagcaaccaccttaGCAACGACCACAGTGGACAACAGGATCAACAAGGaagtgacacacagacagaggggagaCGTGCACAGTGAgggcacgcatgcacacacacacacacacacacacacacataaacacaaatacaaagaatGAATAGGACAGGATTCATATTGTTCGTGGTTGATTGTTTAttactttgtctgtgtgtgtgtgtgtgtgtgtgtgtgccagtccCTCGCCATCCAGGCCATAACCAGGTGTGGGAGTTTGACATTGAGCTgggaaacacagcagaggaggcCAAGGACGATCCtggtaagagtgtgtgtgtgtgtgtgtgtgtgtgtgtgcactcagttACTTTCACTGATTACTTTTCAGTAACTTTACtcttggtgtaaaaaaaaaaaaaatccctgcttTGGAttgatgggtgtgtgtgtgttccctgttATTGTCAtcccgtgtgtgtatgtgtgtgtgtgtgtgtgtgtgtgtgtgtgtgtgtgtgtgtgtttcagcggCGGGTGGGCTGCACTGTGCCTTCGACCACGGAGTGTGTGACTGGATatctgacagagagggagacctGCACTGGCAGACTGTACACAACCctgcaggtaacacacacacacacacacacacacacacaaattgtttTTCATTGCCTGTAATAACGCCCCCAAACCCCTCCCCAGGTGGGCGGTACCTGTCCGTCCCGGAGCTGAAGGCGGGACAAAGGAGCATCCGCGGCGCTCGATTGGCTGTCCCGATAGCCCCGCCCTGGAGCCACGGCGAcctctgcttctccttctcccaTTGGCTGACGGGGCACCATGTGGGCGTGCTGCAGCTGTTCAccaggaggagggggcgggacCAGAGGTAGGAGAGCCAATAGGAAGCCTCACTGTCCTCAcaatttaatgtaatgtaatctgatctaatctaatctaatctaatatagTCTAAtatgatctaatctaatctaatctgattcAATCTGATcaaatctgatctaatctaatctaatctgatgtgatgtgatgtgatgtgatgtgatctaatctaatctaatctaatctaatcttatCTGATCTAAATCATAATCACTAGTCACCAAATCTACACAGGAatttaaataatataatttgtCTAATCTGATATAATCTATTTTATGTAATCTCATGTAATGCAGTCTAGTCCAATATAGTGCAGTTTAATCGAATCTAATCATGCTGTATCTAATATAATCTCATATTATACAATCTTTTATTCTAATGTAATAATCTAATCTATTTTAGTTTTGTCTAATCtaatataattttatgtaatCTCATATAATCTGATCTAGTCTAGTCTGAGTGTAGTCCAATTCTAATCTAGTCTCAAATAATTTAATCTCATGTAATCTAGGCTAATCTAATAATCTACCATAATGTAATCTAGTTTTATCTAATAATCTACCATAATGTAATCTAGTCTCATCTAACTATCTACCATAATGTGATCTAGTTTTGTCTACATTAGTCTTGTCTAATCCACCAGAATCAAATTTTatgtaatctaatgtaatctagCCCAgtcaaatctaatctaatctaatctggtcTTGTTTAATCG encodes:
- the LOC115376637 gene encoding nephronectin-like; the encoded protein is MLTRVGLVLLSWFCFRTESQRFDYDDSWAGQALSSDGLCRYGNSVECCWGWRQSEWGRCEPYCQHGCKHGECVGHDRCKCHPGYTGKTCNQDLNECGLKPRPCKHRCMNTHGSYKCYCLDGYTLQQDGSCRNTRTCYHANCQYGCEVVKGTVRCTCPSPGLRLGPDRRTCVDIDECVLGGGVCPRRRKCVNTFGSFVCKCHLGFKLTYINGRYTCIDKDSRPFCSLNPASPKCRCKDGSCKAVLRVTVEPPKPQTTRPAARRTTTPTATTTTTTTASATTTTTTTIATTTTTPQPVTTQPPATTTTTTMATTTPSTTTATASTTTPEPTTTTTTTTTTATTTIPTTTTTTSTTVASTTTPIPTTTSTTTTTVPATTELDTTTAATTTTSVPTTTTTASTTAPPETTTTTTTTTTTTVQPATTTAVAETTALMTTMTTQTTIATTLATTTVDNRINKEVTHRQRGDVHIPRHPGHNQVWEFDIELGNTAEEAKDDPAAGGLHCAFDHGVCDWISDREGDLHWQTVHNPAGGRYLSVPELKAGQRSIRGARLAVPIAPPWSHGDLCFSFSHWLTGHHVGVLQLFTRRRGRDQRYSPALWSRTGGHGWRQTQVTLTTHTLDRVLLKAERRKGQRGEIAVDDITLRRGACR